The nucleotide sequence TCCCTTTCAGATTAAATGGAAGTATTGGAACAAGTGATAAATGACAATTAAAAGGCAACACAGACATGatccatttattttatgattgaCAGGTGATGCAGGAAGCGGAGAAAGTGACGTCACTGATGCTGAGCTCATGATTCTCTCTGAGAGCCTCTATAGTTTGGATTCAAACAAGGCTTCATCCTCGGAGTTGTCGATCAACCCTCAGGTTCTGGTGCCCGACTCTGAGACCAGCTCCAGGAAGGATCTCTCCCTGAAACCGTAAGGAGagatttttcattcattcattttgtccgttaccgggtcgcgggtcgtgctggagcctatcccagcagtcaacaggcgagaggcggggcacgccccggacaagccgccagttcatcacagagccaCACAATTTAGTGTAGCcaattcacctcatttgcatgtttttggtggagagaggaagccggagaacccggagagaacccgggaCGGagagatttatatatatatatatttgttttaacaaTTCTTGACCTTCACGTATCCATGGCTCCCTCATTCTGGGTTTCTTTCCCCCCCTAGCCTTTTTAAGTACGTGAATGAGCAGGTTCTCTTCTCCAGACCTACCTACGCTGCGCTCATAGCTCTGTTGGACAACTATGACAGGATGACAGGACAGACGGAGCGTTTCACTCCTCAGCAGCTAGCAGAGCAGGACACCTTCCTCGAGGAGACCATCTCCAACACTGCGCTGGGCAGAAAGCTGTTTGATTTCCTCTCGTCCAAGAGTAAATACATCCATCTGTAACAAAGGCACATCACCGCTCTTCTAATAATAGtgcaaagcatttcattttgtgttttaaggCATCTATACATCAAAGGGAAAGTTCATTCAGGACCTGAAGATGATGTGGTTTGGTTTGTACTCCCGCAGCAGCAACAAAATGGACTCCAGTGGATTTGAACACATCTTTGCCGGTTTGGACAGAACAAGTTTATTTCAACACGACACATGATTTGCagatttctcttttctcctcgATTATTTAGAAACTCGTTTTGTAAAACTGTAGGAGAGATCAAGGGAGGAAAGGTGTCTGGTTTCCACAACTGGATCCAGTTTTATCTTCTGGAGAAGAAAGGTCTGATGAACTATTACAGCCACAGCTTTAAT is from Brachionichthys hirsutus isolate HB-005 chromosome 8, CSIRO-AGI_Bhir_v1, whole genome shotgun sequence and encodes:
- the endou gene encoding LOW QUALITY PROTEIN: uridylate-specific endoribonuclease A (The sequence of the model RefSeq protein was modified relative to this genomic sequence to represent the inferred CDS: substituted 1 base at 1 genomic stop codon): MNAAVVLAFWVALFQQGYSKHISVTNGTGYFIVLLVPCLITAELLLLAVAPMSCKGRCEERYNFENKCHCNSKCVQFNXCSHLNYSGHGESDVTDAELMILSESLYSLDSNKASSSELSINPQVLVPDSETSSRKDLSLKPLFKYVNEQVLFSRPTYAALIALLDNYDRMTGQTERFTPQQLAEQDTFLEETISNTALGRKLFDFLSSKSIYTSKGKFIQDLKMMWFGLYSRSSNKMDSSGFEHIFAGEIKGGKVSGFHNWIQFYLLEKKGLMNYYSHSFNGPWRTYPDVLGMQFLWDGFFKQVGSAIIGCSPEFDFALYSLCYITRPGARCRLSLGSKEFIIQTYTWNNSVYGDGKKFIGSAFPATP